The Cucurbita pepo subsp. pepo cultivar mu-cu-16 chromosome LG18, ASM280686v2, whole genome shotgun sequence nucleotide sequence TCGAGATGTGGAAGCAAATTGTCGCTCCAGCGTAATCCAGGCTTCTCGTGCAGTGGTGATTCCAACCATCGTGCTGAGAACCTCCTCAGTGACTGATGAGTTGATGAGGCTGAGTACCAGCTGGTCCTGGGGGTACCAGACTGTGAACTCAGGGTTGATGATAATTTTGCGATTCCCTGTTTCTTCACTTGGTTCAACGGCGATCGTCTGGCTTGGTGCAGGCATGGATCCATCCACAAAACCAACAAGGTTTTGGCTACGCAAGTAGGGAAGGATTTGGGTAGACCACAGTAGATAATTTTCTTGTGTAAGCTTAACACTAATCACCTGACTGATCGACGGAGAAGACATTGtgttgattgggattgacatgtCTAACAGCAGAGGCTATGGATCTCGTGGATCTTATttctgctctgataccatatcaagtttatgcaaaactgtgcctcacactattgaggacatattctatttatattggcaaaagattaactaatagatccgatttcataggaaactaacgaagtaagcctattcttatggcatgactaacttcaagctattctaatggattgaCCAATTCTAACAAGAACAAGGGGGCTCGAGTTTCTAAAGAGGAAACTGTGGGGAAATGGCGGAATTGGAGAATAATTGGAAGAGGAAGGAATGGGACTGTCGTGGAAGCTTCTTCCAACTCCCAATGGATAAGTATCAGTACAAAAGTCACAGCACATGGATTACACCCCAACCCTTCCGCCTTCAATTCCTTCTTACACTTTTCCTTCCCACTTAAACTAAGAATGTGCGCCTTCGTTTTaggtttaaatattattttactcatcttaatcttttctttttatttttattttttattattataaaaaaaatagtttagatTAATAAAAGTAGAGCCATTTGTAAGTCCTGAAGTAGGCCCAAATTAACTTGGAATGAAATGAATGTCGTGAAaacgaaaaatataaaatatgcgGTGAGCGTGGATCGAACACGcgaccttcagatcttcagtctgacgctctcccaactgagctatccccgcaTTGTTGTTTATCGTTTTATCGTTTATTAAActattgaaatattaaattattttattttatttttaatattccaaTTAGCGACTTGCAATATTTGTTACATAGACCAGCGTGAAATTGTGTGCCTTCCCTCACTGGATCTCGTCCTTCCTCTTCTCTCCTCCCGTCGACGACGAGACCGAAACGAAGAAGCAGAGAGCGCGCGAAGTTAGATTCAACGTTCAGGTTCAGCCATGGATTTTTGGAACAAAGCTCGGAATTTCGCCGAGGAAGCAGCGAAGCGCTCTCAGGAGCTGACTCTGGAAGCTGCAAGGCGTTCCCAAGAGCTCACGATTGGATCCTCTAGTTTGTCCGATATCGTTTCCGTGACTGCTAAACGCTCCAAGGAATTCGCTACTGAAGCCTCGAAGCGAGCTGATCAAATTAAAGCAGAAGCTGCTAAGCGAGCCGATCTAATCAAGCACTTGGTCGGGGGGACTCCGTCGTCTGGCGCTCTTGAGAAGAACGCTTCCGAAGTAGAGATGCAGGAGGAGGATTTGCAGAAGTTTGGAATAAACGAAGAGCTGAGGGACTTTGTCAAAGGCATCACCATGAGTACATTTCGGGATTTCCCACTCGAAGGTAATTGATTCGTTTTCTTGAATTCTCCGTTCTATTGGCTAGTTGGTTGAAAGATTGAGGATCATAGAACTAAGTATCAGTAGGGGGATTGGTTGGAGGTAACACAGGGGAAGTATGTAGTCAGCGATCATCAAGCATTTAAGCTCTAGAAATGAAGATTGTTAGGCTTAACTGATACTGAATTGACGAACACCGAAGGTTAACTCAATAGAGGGGGCCattgaatttgaagaactacTTTCATTGGCATGAACCATCCGAAGACCTTAATTGGAATAACTGTAATATgttcttctattttctctaTCACCTAGACCTTGTTTCTAAACTGGTTCATTTCCCTTTGCGTAGATGATTCACAAGTGTCCAATATCCCCACAGTCTCAAACATTAGTCAGGATCTAACTGTGTGGCAGACGAAGCATGCAAGCCTTGTTCTTTCAACTGTCAAGGTATTACTATTATGAACATGTCACCAGTGAAGATGAATGTAGCTTTCTCTACCCACTGGAGAGGAACTTTGATTTCACAGTTCATTGTGGATGAGCTTGAGAAATGAATTTACATTTTCGTAGATAACATGCTTTGTTGCAGTATACATGCTTTTTAACCTTCATTTTTATGTAACGTGGCAGGAAATTTCTACGTTACGTTATGAATTGTGTCCACGCATtatgaaagagagaaaattctgGAGGATTTACTTTTTGCTGGTTAATAGACACATTGCACCGTAAGTTTAAGTCTTGAGTTCGAGCCTTGACTCTAGCttactttgaattttgattacAGAAATCGTCACAGCTTCTAGATTTGTATTTCTTGTCAATTGATTCAAAGGAACAAGTTAATAAGCCTTGACTAAGTATACAATGGGGCATGGGAAACGCAAAAAATGCTTTATGTATGTGGTGATGACcttaagaacaaaaagataCTGGAttgaaaacttaaaaacttcaattttttttttttttgttgttgttgttgtgtaCACTTAGCTTCTTACCAATCTGTCAACTCTTTGTTTGTATCTTGATCTTCAGGCCTTAATTTTCTTATAGAATTTCATTAacgaaatttcaaaattttcttgttcTATATTCTTTTACTTCTGAAGCTATGAGAAAAAGTACATGGAGGATGTCATGCTGAAATCAGCTACACAGGTTGTAGATGGAAAGAAGGAACCTGATAAAACTGAAATAACATCTAATTCtcatgagaagaaaaatgctCCAACCTTTTCATCAAGTGATcaggagaagaaaaatgctCCAACCTCCTCATCAACTGACCAAGACTTGGACCTATTTCTTCTTGGGGATCTTGGAGACAGCGATGAAGGTCCAGGTACAGTGCCACAATTTATTGATGTCTGCTCTGTACTAAAGATTTCAGACAAAGAAATCATGCCTCTACGTAATCTTTAAAGTTCAAACAAAGATCTGTTCCTTTGACGTTATTGATTTTGTCTATTCAAGCTTGTTAATTTTAACAGTATGACAAATTGTTGTTGTCAAGAGGTTGTATTAGCAATTGGCATATATCCTTTTTAGTCCCTACTGACGTTTTTTCTGAGGCAGAAAAAAATCTGCTCACTTCTTTATCTGAAAGGAAGAGACTAGAGAAATGTGGTTCTTGGATTGAAAACAAGTGATTTGAGGGAGTGGCTGCCATTGGTCATTTCCATGGCTTCAAACATTATTTGGTGCAATTATTAGCAATGGGCATAGCATATGCACAGTACAGTTATATAGTTGCTTGTTCATTTATACTGTTGATGTCATTTTGTCATTTGAGGTTGCTTGCACTGATATTCTTCCTGATTTTTCAGATGATGGAGATGAGGGCTTTGATGATGATTTTGACAAAATGGTTGACAGTTCGGTAAGTAGAATTTATCATTTGCTTTACGTCCCTGTTTTCACGTTTGACTAATCTCTTGTGCCTGGCATCCCAAGGTTTTCATTGAAGTTTCTTATGAATTTTGTGTTACTATGTTGCTGAGATTTTGTGGTCATTAATTGGATTTAGAAACTCCTACCAGAGAATGTGATCATATATTTGCTTTTTTTCACGATTAGAGTTTTTAATTGGATTTATAATAGGTTGATTTTAGTTCTATTCTAGGAACAATTCAAAACAACGTTCAAACGAAATCCATAATCTGAGCAAGTTCTTTCAAacagaattttgtttttttccctttcgtgcttcccctcaagttttttaaaatgcgtctgctagggagaagtttccacacctttatagagaatgcttcgttccactctccaaccgatgtgggatctcaaaatccacccccatttCAGGGCTCAGtgttctcgctagcactcgttcctaccttcaatcgatgtgggatctcacaattcacccccctttaTGGCCCAACATCTTCACTGccacaccacccagtgtccaccccccttcggggctcaacatcatcgctggcacaccgcccggtgtccaccctccttcggggctcagtgtccttgctggcacactgctcgatgTCCACCCCATTTCGTTGGCACACaacctggtgtctggctcttataccatttgtaacggctcaagctcaccactagcaaatattgtcctctttaagctttcctgttcgggcttcccttcaagatttttaaaacgcgtctgctagggagaggttttcacacccttataaagaatgctttcttcccctctccaactgatatcgGATCTTATAGTcaccccttcgaggcccagcgtcctcgttggtactcgttcttctttccaatcgatgtgggatctcacacaaccTCCATAGAATTTGATATCGTACGAGGTATCTTGACAACCAGGGGTAGGATTAGGTAGTTGTCTCATGTGAATAGTTGAGGCGTGTAAGGTAATTTGGACACTTAGAATTCCTAAGGAATACTCAGATATTTAGCTGTACTGCAGTTTCAACCTTGTAAATTCAGCTTTCATGCATTACTGTAATTTGCTAGTTCTGGAAGTCAAAATCTGAAAatgttcatttttctcttcttgttACCAAAATCGTATACCTATTATTTGGTAATTGAATTTTGTCTTCAATCCATAGGACGACGAGATACTAATTGTAGATGACGTTCTACTTGTTCTTATCCTAATATCGATTCATTGCTTTCGTCCATTTGAAAGTCCCCTTCTAAGGTTCATGGCTGTGGGGATCGGGTGATGTCAAATAAAGCCCAAGTCATATAACTCCATTAGATGTTCAAACAAGGGTTTTGACTTAAAAAACATAGTGATATTCTTATGGAACCATTGACAGCCAAATGCAAAAAGCTCCTCGAAAAAACACCATCAAGCCCGTTGGTTCATTCTTTGATTCCCGATAATCTGATGTCTCAGACCCATCCGTGACAGATTTTGAACACCCTATCCATGTAATCCGAATTCTTAGTTGCACAGTACTAACTTTCTCctaaaagtgttttttaaGTGAAATACATATTGTATTAGGAttcatgaaaagaaagaacaagttGCTTTCTTTAAAAGCATTAAGTgctttttatctatttttagtGTTTCTCTAGCCACTTTTGATAGTAAAAAATTTTGACAAGTTTTTTCTAGAACCAAACACTAtaatttcttaagaaaaaaaaaacatttttagtCATTCATCACTCCAAATTCACTTTTTATTGCTGCTGAACTTTGCTGGTGGTGGAATTCTAAGTCAGATtacatttttatgtttttatcgTGTGCCTATTATTTCGTAATGAAATTTGTCTTAAACCTACAGGATGACGAGAAAGACAAATTGTAGGAGACAACAGCAGGAGTGTTTTCACATCAAATCATTGCTACTCATCCATTTGAAGTCGTCTTTTCCGTTCTTGGTGGCAGAGTTCAGTGGGCTAAATGATGATCCAAtaaaaaacccatttgaagTCCTCTTCTATCACTCCACTGAGCAGCGTGTGCACCTGAACCTGTGCAGGAGAAACCGAAGCTTATatgttcattattttttttttcccttctcaCACTTGCCACTGAGGGAGGTTCCCATGTACACAAATCCTGTATTATACTTGGACCTTTGGTTGATTTTGTACAGCACTCAGCACCTTAGCTTGGCCCTTCTTGGTGTAGgattaatatttgtttaaattataggTTTAGTTCTTAAacgttcttaaacttttaagtttGTGTCTATTTGGTCTCCAAAGTTGATACATCTataaactttcatttttatatataattaatttctagATTTTTTCAGATTTAGAAAAGTTGAGTTTAGAAAATGCAAGAACGCGAACAATACAGAAATTCGTTTAAGTGCCTATTAAACACTTTGTAAAGTTTAAGATAGTTTAGacacataattaaaaatttaaaaatgaaaaagacaCTATAAAATTTATCGACTAAATTTCTAACTTCAATATTTTTAGATCTTCAGTTAAAGTAAATCGATAGATTTAgacaaatttaaacttttgttGTGCAGATGAGAAGTAAAGTCTATGATAGAAATGTAAGTTGAAAGCACTTCTAATATGatgtttaattataattacataaattttttaggcTAAATCAATTTAAAGAACTTCTTTCCCCAtatattatccactttttaGTTGGAATGACGAGTTTAAACTATAACGCACTAATTCTAATCATTTAATCTCGTTTCAGATGTCGAGAAAAGTATTTATCTTAGTAGATATGATACTAATTACTATATTAAAAATCAATAGTTCGATCTTTTACCTTCAATtgtagaatttaaaatatgtttaattatttaaaatttattaaaaaacgtGTTTTAGTTCAAATTAATTCAGAACATAACAAAAGAGCT carries:
- the LOC111780696 gene encoding uncharacterized protein LOC111780696 codes for the protein MDFWNKARNFAEEAAKRSQELTLEAARRSQELTIGSSSLSDIVSVTAKRSKEFATEASKRADQIKAEAAKRADLIKHLVGGTPSSGALEKNASEVEMQEEDLQKFGINEELRDFVKGITMSTFRDFPLEDDSQVSNIPTVSNISQDLTVWQTKHASLVLSTVKEISTLRYELCPRIMKERKFWRIYFLLVNRHIAPYEKKYMEDVMLKSATQVVDGKKEPDKTEITSNSHEKKNAPTFSSSDQEKKNAPTSSSTDQDLDLFLLGDLGDSDEGPDDGDEGFDDDFDKMVDSSDDEKDKL